A genomic stretch from Sporocytophaga myxococcoides DSM 11118 includes:
- a CDS encoding type B 50S ribosomal protein L31 has protein sequence MKKDIHPDYRAVVFQDSSSDFKFLTKSTIKTSETIKWEDGNTYPLVKVEVSSASHPFYTGKKLFVDAAGRVEKFKKKYQK, from the coding sequence ATGAAAAAAGATATTCACCCGGATTACAGAGCAGTTGTTTTTCAAGATTCTTCTAGTGATTTTAAATTTCTTACAAAATCAACTATAAAGACTTCTGAAACAATTAAATGGGAAGATGGAAATACCTATCCTCTCGTTAAAGTTGAGGTTAGCTCAGCTTCTCACCCATTCTACACTGGCAAAAAATTATTTGTTGATGCTGCAGGTAGAGTTGAGAAATTCAAGAAAAAATACCAGAAGTAA
- a CDS encoding GlmU family protein, whose product MHFILFDEPSIRQGLLPFTFTRPVAEVRIGILTIAEKWRLRSGLDVSYITEEYLSDRFTLNPGKENVFINGGVCPTDDLVAKIIGLKDGEVIVKDGVIIAYKKVAEGKQIEFKGALNIIRRPWDIFLNNGKEITEDFDLITKGRTSAPLSDPYTRIYNQERIFIEEGVSIKAAILNAENGPIYLGKNSEVMEGAIIRGPFALGEGASVSMGAKFRGDTTVGPYSKIGGEVSNSVIFGYSNKAHEGFLGNSVIGEWCNIGADTNTSNLKNTYSEVQVYSYKEQDFVNTGKMFCGLLMADHSKCGINTMFNTGTVVGVNANIFGEGYPAKFVPSFAWGGDKNYSRYNFEKVVQVAERVMGRRNIQLSKEEIKILRHVYEIEDQQVRNF is encoded by the coding sequence ATGCATTTCATTTTATTCGACGAACCTTCTATAAGGCAGGGTCTCCTTCCTTTTACCTTTACCAGGCCGGTTGCTGAGGTAAGGATCGGTATTTTAACCATAGCCGAAAAATGGAGGTTAAGATCCGGATTAGACGTCTCTTATATCACAGAAGAATATCTGAGCGATCGCTTCACTCTCAATCCGGGAAAAGAAAATGTATTTATTAATGGAGGTGTTTGCCCTACTGATGACCTTGTTGCAAAAATTATAGGCCTCAAAGACGGAGAAGTTATTGTCAAGGACGGTGTCATTATCGCCTATAAAAAAGTTGCAGAAGGCAAACAGATTGAATTTAAGGGTGCTTTGAATATAATAAGAAGACCCTGGGATATTTTTTTGAATAATGGTAAAGAAATAACTGAAGATTTTGACCTGATTACCAAAGGCCGAACTTCAGCACCTCTTTCAGATCCTTATACCAGGATTTATAATCAGGAAAGAATATTTATTGAAGAAGGTGTATCTATTAAAGCTGCTATTCTTAATGCTGAGAATGGACCCATTTATTTGGGTAAGAACTCTGAAGTCATGGAAGGAGCCATCATTCGTGGACCATTTGCTCTTGGTGAAGGTGCATCTGTAAGTATGGGTGCAAAATTCAGAGGTGATACAACTGTTGGTCCTTATTCAAAAATAGGCGGAGAAGTAAGCAATTCTGTAATATTCGGTTATTCCAACAAGGCCCATGAAGGATTCCTTGGTAATTCTGTAATTGGTGAGTGGTGTAATATAGGCGCAGATACAAATACTTCAAATCTTAAAAATACCTACTCAGAAGTTCAGGTTTACAGCTATAAGGAACAAGACTTTGTAAACACGGGAAAAATGTTTTGCGGTCTGCTAATGGCAGATCATTCCAAATGCGGGATCAATACCATGTTCAATACTGGCACTGTAGTAGGAGTCAATGCAAACATCTTCGGCGAAGGATATCCTGCCAAATTTGTCCCTTCATTTGCCTGGGGCGGCGATAAAAATTATTCCAGATACAACTTTGAAAAGGTAGTTCAGGTAGCCGAAAGGGTCATGGGTAGGAGAAATATCCAGCTATCCAAGGAAGAGATCAAGATACTCAGACATGTGTATGAAATTGAAGATCAGCAGGTGAGAAATTTCTAA
- a CDS encoding ATP-binding protein: protein MLFSQIKGLEETKASLIASVKNRHVAHAQLFAGPEGSGSLAMALAYATYINCEEKGETDSCGTCASCNKFNKLIHPDLHFVFPVSTTKSVSKDASSALFMKEWRNFIAENPYGGLIEWGNFIGAENKQLNISVDESRNIIKTVTMKSFEAEYKIMVIWLPEQMNSSSANAILKVLEEPPVKTIFLLVTQNPDKIITTVLSRTQRVKIRPFTDDEVTKFLVEDKRLDEKQARQVAYLADGNLNEGLRLLQQVEEDNHQMFREWMRLCYKKVNVLELVDWSEAFQKLGREGQKNLFQYGLNILRETLICRLNSKELLRLNEEDLKFVEGFSKALNEIKIENISKSLNEAYYHIERNANAKIVFLDLSLQISGMMKS from the coding sequence GTGTTATTTTCTCAGATTAAAGGTCTTGAAGAAACCAAAGCCAGCCTTATTGCTTCTGTCAAAAACAGACATGTAGCGCATGCTCAGCTTTTTGCCGGACCAGAAGGAAGCGGTAGCCTTGCAATGGCCCTGGCTTATGCGACTTATATCAACTGTGAGGAAAAAGGAGAAACAGATTCTTGCGGCACTTGTGCTTCCTGCAATAAATTCAATAAGCTCATCCATCCGGACCTGCATTTTGTATTTCCGGTAAGCACAACAAAAAGTGTTTCAAAGGATGCTTCAAGTGCCTTATTCATGAAAGAATGGAGGAACTTCATAGCGGAAAATCCTTATGGTGGATTGATAGAATGGGGAAACTTTATAGGAGCGGAAAATAAGCAACTGAATATATCTGTAGATGAAAGCAGAAATATCATTAAAACTGTGACCATGAAGTCTTTCGAGGCTGAATATAAAATTATGGTCATCTGGCTTCCGGAACAAATGAATTCTTCTTCTGCGAATGCTATTCTTAAGGTGCTTGAAGAGCCTCCGGTAAAAACTATATTTCTGCTCGTTACTCAAAATCCCGACAAGATCATTACAACGGTTCTATCTCGTACTCAGCGAGTAAAGATCAGGCCTTTCACAGATGATGAAGTGACTAAATTCCTTGTGGAAGATAAGCGCCTGGATGAAAAGCAGGCAAGACAAGTTGCTTATCTCGCAGATGGAAATCTAAATGAAGGATTGAGATTGCTGCAACAAGTAGAAGAAGATAACCATCAGATGTTCAGAGAATGGATGAGACTGTGTTACAAAAAGGTTAATGTTCTCGAGCTTGTAGACTGGTCAGAGGCCTTCCAGAAACTTGGAAGAGAAGGTCAAAAGAATCTTTTTCAATATGGCTTGAATATTCTGAGAGAAACCCTGATCTGTCGTCTGAATAGCAAAGAGCTGTTAAGACTTAATGAAGAAGATCTGAAATTTGTGGAAGGTTTTTCAAAAGCCTTAAACGAAATTAAAATCGAAAATATAAGTAAAAGCCTGAACGAGGCATATTATCATATAGAGAGAAACGCCAATGCAAAAATCGTTTTTCTTGATCTCTCTCTGCAAATATCCGGAATGATGAAGTCTTGA
- a CDS encoding ATP-dependent zinc protease family protein, which yields MKKEKLTIGRSDIIDLPDLKIFKVKAKVDTGAYSCSIHCSDPKVTGKLRKKLSFTLPYFNGKQKEKVVFQTSDFSERTVKSSFGQVEKRFVIKTKVLVFNKLIETEFTLSDRSNMKHPILLGRKFLMNGFLVDVSKFNLSYKHKRKSLNK from the coding sequence ATGAAGAAAGAGAAGCTAACGATAGGCCGCAGCGATATTATAGATCTCCCGGATCTTAAAATATTTAAGGTAAAAGCAAAAGTGGATACCGGGGCTTATAGTTGCTCAATCCACTGCAGTGATCCTAAAGTTACTGGCAAATTAAGGAAGAAGCTTAGCTTCACCTTACCTTATTTTAATGGTAAGCAAAAAGAAAAAGTTGTTTTTCAAACAAGCGATTTCTCCGAAAGAACGGTGAAAAGCTCTTTCGGTCAAGTCGAAAAGCGATTTGTGATAAAGACGAAAGTTCTCGTTTTTAACAAACTTATTGAAACAGAGTTTACCCTTTCAGACAGATCTAACATGAAACACCCAATTTTATTGGGTAGAAAATTTTTGATGAATGGTTTCCTGGTAGATGTCTCCAAATTCAATTTATCCTACAAACACAAACGGAAAAGCTTAAATAAGTAA
- the rimK gene encoding 30S ribosomal protein S6--L-glutamate ligase, producing the protein MRIAILSRNASLYSTKRLVEAAKERGHEVRVLDHLKCYVGIEAGNPTLYYNKEKITDYDAVIPRIGASVTFYGAAIVRQFEMMNVFSATKSQAITRSRDKLRTLQVLSEAGIGVPKTAFASQSKDVDNLINHVGGAPVIIKLLEGTQGIGVVLAESKKAAKSVIEAFYGLKADILIQEYIKEANGSDIRAFVVDNEVVGAMKRQGKEGEFRSNLHRGGEGEMIELTHEERDAALCASRALGLSISGVDMLRSTRGPLIIEVNSSPGLQGIETVTQIDVAGKIIDFVERNKKKKAERDLIGV; encoded by the coding sequence ATGCGTATCGCAATTCTTTCCAGAAATGCAAGCCTTTACTCCACAAAGAGGCTTGTGGAGGCTGCTAAAGAGCGTGGTCATGAAGTAAGAGTTCTTGATCATTTGAAATGTTATGTCGGGATAGAAGCTGGAAATCCAACCCTTTATTATAATAAGGAGAAAATAACTGATTATGATGCTGTCATTCCAAGAATAGGGGCTTCTGTTACATTTTATGGGGCTGCTATAGTGCGTCAATTTGAAATGATGAATGTGTTCAGTGCAACAAAATCACAAGCCATCACGAGATCAAGAGATAAGCTGAGGACTCTTCAGGTATTGAGCGAAGCCGGTATTGGAGTTCCGAAGACAGCTTTTGCAAGCCAGTCAAAAGATGTTGATAATCTTATAAATCATGTTGGTGGAGCACCCGTCATTATTAAATTATTAGAAGGTACCCAGGGTATAGGTGTCGTACTAGCTGAATCAAAAAAAGCAGCTAAGTCTGTTATCGAAGCATTCTATGGCCTCAAGGCGGATATTCTCATTCAGGAATACATAAAAGAAGCCAATGGCTCAGACATACGAGCGTTTGTGGTAGACAATGAAGTGGTCGGCGCTATGAAAAGGCAGGGTAAAGAAGGTGAGTTCCGCTCAAACCTGCATCGTGGAGGCGAAGGCGAAATGATTGAGCTTACTCATGAAGAAAGGGATGCTGCGCTATGTGCTTCAAGAGCACTAGGCTTATCTATTTCCGGAGTTGATATGCTCAGAAGCACCAGAGGTCCTCTAATCATTGAAGTCAATTCTTCTCCAGGCCTTCAAGGAATAGAAACTGTTACTCAGATAGATGTAGCAGGCAAGATCATTGATTTTGTGGAACGCAATAAAAAGAAAAAGGCAGAGCGGGATTTGATTGGAGTTTAG
- the hemC gene encoding hydroxymethylbilane synthase: MESKIRIGTRASKLAMWQTEHVAGVLNNAGYETEIIKIDTKGDKQLTSAFAEIGTKGIFTEELELQLKDGSLDIAVHSAKDMQTDLGPDLEIIAFTEREKPNDVLVSFDKDFALEDLSRVLVGTSSTRRKALLKHYYPHLSTTDARGNLQTRLKKMEDGLFPAMILAYAGMHRMGYNDFIVKELPVDLFTPAVGQGSIAIEAALSLASDKKAVIKKLLNHIPTETCLIAERTFLNKLEGGCSIPVFGLGTIEGNLLKVSGGVVSPDGSNIIRKEVKGSLTDARKLGLQLAEEVLSSGGKEILDALKK; the protein is encoded by the coding sequence ATGGAGAGTAAGATCAGAATTGGTACCAGAGCCAGCAAACTGGCAATGTGGCAAACGGAGCATGTAGCCGGTGTATTAAACAATGCCGGTTATGAAACAGAGATTATAAAGATTGACACCAAAGGAGATAAGCAACTTACTTCTGCCTTTGCCGAAATAGGGACCAAAGGAATTTTTACAGAAGAGCTTGAACTGCAATTGAAAGATGGTTCCTTGGATATCGCAGTCCATAGTGCAAAAGACATGCAGACAGACCTTGGTCCCGACCTGGAAATTATTGCATTCACCGAAAGAGAAAAACCAAACGATGTGCTGGTCAGCTTTGACAAAGATTTTGCTCTGGAAGACCTTTCCAGGGTATTGGTCGGTACTTCTTCCACAAGGAGAAAAGCTTTGCTAAAGCATTACTATCCTCACCTTTCTACAACTGATGCGAGAGGAAATCTCCAGACAAGACTTAAGAAAATGGAAGATGGCCTTTTTCCGGCAATGATTCTAGCCTATGCAGGCATGCATAGAATGGGATATAATGATTTTATTGTAAAAGAACTTCCCGTTGATTTATTTACTCCTGCTGTAGGACAGGGAAGTATTGCCATTGAAGCTGCACTTTCTCTTGCTTCTGATAAGAAGGCTGTCATCAAAAAATTACTAAATCACATACCAACCGAAACCTGCCTTATTGCTGAAAGAACTTTCCTTAATAAACTGGAGGGTGGTTGTAGCATTCCTGTTTTTGGCCTAGGCACAATCGAAGGAAATCTATTAAAAGTAAGCGGTGGGGTTGTAAGTCCTGATGGTTCTAATATTATTAGAAAAGAGGTAAAGGGAAGTCTGACAGATGCCAGGAAATTAGGCTTGCAACTGGCTGAAGAAGTACTCAGCTCCGGAGGTAAAGAAATATTAGATGCCTTGAAGAAATAA
- a CDS encoding peptidylprolyl isomerase, with protein sequence MKSKFFAVLLIFISLAAFGQSTKPSKKDYVVTIKTEFGDMVLLLSDLTPKHKENFLKLAQQGFYNGTTFHRIIDGFMIQGGDPNSKDADPNNDGMGGPGYTVPAEFNEKLKHNKGAVAAARMGDQVNPKRESSGSQFYIVENQDGAHFLDNQYTVFGQVVQGLDVIDKIATQPKDQRDRPSKNITMEVSVKKLKKKKIIKLYHCENFYKA encoded by the coding sequence ATGAAAAGTAAATTTTTTGCGGTTTTATTAATTTTTATTTCGCTTGCAGCATTTGGTCAATCAACAAAACCCTCTAAAAAGGATTATGTAGTGACAATAAAAACAGAGTTTGGAGATATGGTTTTGCTTCTTTCTGACCTAACTCCAAAACACAAAGAAAATTTCTTGAAGCTTGCTCAGCAAGGTTTCTATAATGGAACAACCTTTCACAGAATTATTGATGGATTCATGATTCAGGGTGGAGATCCTAATTCTAAAGATGCAGATCCAAATAATGATGGAATGGGAGGCCCTGGCTATACAGTGCCTGCAGAGTTTAATGAGAAACTGAAGCATAACAAGGGCGCTGTTGCTGCAGCAAGAATGGGAGATCAGGTGAATCCTAAAAGAGAATCCAGCGGATCTCAATTTTATATTGTAGAAAATCAGGATGGTGCGCACTTTCTTGATAACCAATATACAGTTTTTGGTCAGGTGGTGCAGGGGCTGGATGTAATTGATAAAATTGCCACGCAACCAAAAGATCAGCGTGACAGACCTTCTAAAAATATTACAATGGAGGTTTCCGTTAAAAAACTAAAAAAGAAAAAAATCATAAAACTATATCACTGCGAAAACTTTTATAAAGCATGA
- a CDS encoding SDR family oxidoreductase yields MKKKVLITGSNGLLGQKLVGLIADDENYDLIATARGENRLPMEPGAYVYKSMDITNRNQVMDIVSETKPDFIIHTAAMTNVDQCETEKEACWAQNVDAVKYLIEASEKVKSHLIHLSTDFIFDGKNGPYDENAKANPLSYYGDSKLAAEKLVLKSKAKWAIARTVLVYGIACDMSRSNIILWVKKSLEEGKKIQVVTDQWRTPTLAEDLAMGCYLIMENQATGIYNISGKDFLTPYEMAIKTADFFKLDKSLITKADSTIFKQPAVRPPKTGFILDKAMNDLGYDPHSFEEGIKLLAEQIAEV; encoded by the coding sequence ATGAAAAAGAAAGTTTTAATAACAGGTTCAAATGGCCTTTTGGGACAAAAGCTGGTAGGGCTTATAGCTGATGACGAAAACTATGACTTGATCGCTACTGCAAGAGGCGAAAACAGACTTCCTATGGAGCCTGGGGCATATGTATATAAGTCAATGGACATTACCAACCGAAACCAGGTTATGGATATAGTTTCTGAGACCAAACCTGACTTTATCATTCACACTGCGGCCATGACCAATGTGGATCAATGTGAGACAGAGAAAGAAGCTTGCTGGGCTCAGAATGTTGATGCAGTTAAATACCTGATTGAAGCATCTGAAAAAGTAAAATCACATCTGATCCATTTATCAACAGATTTTATTTTTGACGGGAAAAATGGTCCTTATGATGAAAATGCTAAAGCCAATCCTTTGAGTTACTATGGAGATAGCAAGCTGGCAGCAGAAAAACTTGTATTAAAAAGCAAAGCCAAATGGGCTATTGCAAGAACTGTACTTGTTTATGGTATTGCATGCGATATGAGCAGATCCAACATCATCCTTTGGGTTAAAAAAAGTCTGGAAGAAGGGAAGAAAATTCAGGTTGTTACAGATCAATGGAGAACTCCTACATTGGCCGAAGATTTAGCGATGGGATGCTATCTTATCATGGAAAATCAGGCTACAGGAATCTATAACATCAGTGGAAAAGATTTCCTCACACCATATGAAATGGCCATTAAAACTGCCGATTTCTTTAAACTGGATAAATCTCTAATCACAAAAGCAGATAGTACAATATTCAAACAACCGGCAGTAAGACCCCCGAAAACAGGCTTTATTCTTGATAAGGCCATGAATGATCTGGGGTATGATCCTCATTCATTTGAAGAAGGAATTAAATTGTTGGCTGAACAAATAGCTGAAGTTTAG
- a CDS encoding helix-hairpin-helix domain-containing protein, whose protein sequence is MNLIERCKYFFGISRKEAQGFIILQVILCIVLTAPFFTDVIFPQKIIDKSESNESLDSLAKLFETEPQSITLKNKSIQIPADKPGNFDPNTASKETMLRTGLKPNLAERIIKFREKGGKFFVKEDLLKIYGLDKNEFEKIAPFLTFQILPKSKLIEKKAPDVFDINKADSTRLEKLSGIGPALAKRILKYRNALGGFVSKDQYEEIYGLTENSLAQLVAFTFIENTFEPVKINLQDAEFKAIAGHPYLGYQAAKCISKIKKTNFSAETIHSIIRNDTVFKCRKPAVLYRYIEIGH, encoded by the coding sequence ATGAATCTTATCGAAAGATGTAAGTACTTTTTTGGCATATCAAGGAAGGAAGCTCAAGGATTTATTATCCTCCAGGTTATACTGTGTATTGTATTGACCGCCCCTTTTTTTACGGACGTTATTTTCCCTCAAAAAATCATAGATAAATCAGAAAGCAACGAATCGCTGGATAGTCTGGCCAAACTATTCGAAACAGAGCCACAGTCAATCACTCTTAAAAATAAATCCATACAAATTCCTGCAGATAAGCCGGGAAATTTTGATCCGAATACTGCTTCCAAAGAGACTATGCTGAGGACAGGCTTAAAGCCCAATCTGGCGGAAAGAATAATTAAATTCAGGGAGAAAGGGGGGAAGTTTTTTGTCAAAGAAGATTTACTTAAAATTTATGGATTAGATAAAAATGAATTTGAAAAGATTGCACCATTCTTAACTTTTCAAATACTTCCTAAGTCTAAACTAATTGAGAAAAAGGCGCCAGATGTATTTGATATTAACAAAGCAGATTCGACCAGATTGGAAAAGCTGAGTGGTATAGGTCCCGCACTTGCAAAAAGAATTCTTAAATATAGAAATGCACTCGGAGGCTTCGTCAGTAAAGACCAATATGAGGAAATTTACGGTTTGACGGAAAATTCCCTTGCTCAATTAGTTGCATTTACATTCATAGAAAATACATTTGAACCGGTGAAAATCAATCTTCAGGATGCTGAATTTAAGGCAATCGCAGGTCATCCTTATTTAGGATATCAGGCAGCCAAATGTATTTCAAAAATAAAAAAGACAAACTTCTCTGCCGAAACCATTCATTCAATAATTCGAAACGATACAGTTTTTAAATGCAGAAAACCAGCAGTACTTTATAGATACATTGAGATTGGGCATTAA
- a CDS encoding polysaccharide deacetylase family protein has product MILVLVPQITNRLTYIFDFYFKEIFKSDYEFTTDAVKFKDYSEAKFSYGFKQVNDELFLEADPILFETTVSIRQIKIGIFNGIKTLFSVSTGSLPFDPFAAGFYMITRYEEYLPHKKDRHNRYKPESSIAISGGFLEKPIVNFWAQMIKETINNKYPQAITYSGTYSFLPTLDIDNAYAYKFKGILRTSLSFAQRLLKLEFNKLRKRIKIHLGKLQDPYDTYDKQRRIHQTYKITPNYFFLLGDYGKYDKNLPYDNEHMVKLVKSLGEEATIGLHPSYGSNTSEEKLLIEKKRLEGILSRPITKSRQHYIKLTLPGTYRNLLNAGIKEDYSMGYTTKIGFRAGTCSSFLFFDLEKNITTDLRVYPFAFMDSTLKFFQKVRSKEVINHITPLVNDVKKVGGQLIFIFHNESLGNERQWKNWGEVYEKVIRLAKE; this is encoded by the coding sequence ATGATATTGGTATTAGTGCCTCAGATTACAAATAGGCTTACATATATTTTTGATTTTTATTTTAAAGAAATATTCAAATCAGATTATGAGTTTACTACTGATGCTGTGAAATTCAAAGACTATAGTGAAGCAAAGTTTTCTTATGGATTTAAGCAGGTAAACGATGAATTATTTTTGGAAGCAGATCCTATATTATTTGAAACAACTGTTTCTATAAGGCAAATTAAAATCGGAATATTTAATGGAATAAAGACTTTATTTTCCGTCTCAACCGGATCTCTGCCGTTTGATCCGTTCGCCGCCGGGTTTTATATGATCACAAGGTATGAAGAATATCTTCCTCATAAAAAAGACAGGCACAACAGGTATAAACCAGAAAGCAGCATCGCTATTTCAGGAGGGTTCCTTGAAAAACCAATTGTCAATTTCTGGGCTCAAATGATTAAAGAAACAATCAATAACAAGTATCCTCAAGCTATAACTTATTCTGGAACTTATTCTTTCCTGCCAACTCTTGATATTGATAATGCATATGCCTATAAATTTAAAGGTATTTTAAGAACAAGTTTGTCATTTGCTCAAAGACTTCTTAAGCTTGAGTTTAATAAATTGCGCAAGCGTATCAAAATACATCTGGGGAAACTTCAGGACCCCTATGATACTTATGATAAACAAAGAAGAATTCACCAGACCTATAAAATAACTCCTAATTACTTTTTTCTTTTGGGGGACTATGGCAAGTATGACAAAAACCTTCCCTATGATAATGAACATATGGTGAAGCTTGTCAAAAGTCTTGGTGAGGAAGCAACTATTGGTTTACATCCTTCTTACGGCTCGAATACTTCAGAGGAAAAGCTCTTAATAGAGAAAAAAAGGTTGGAAGGTATACTTTCTCGTCCGATCACAAAAAGCAGACAGCATTATATAAAGCTTACTCTTCCGGGAACCTACAGAAATCTTTTGAATGCCGGCATCAAAGAGGATTATTCAATGGGTTATACAACAAAGATAGGATTCAGAGCCGGTACCTGTAGTTCTTTCCTGTTCTTTGACCTGGAAAAAAATATAACGACAGACCTTAGAGTCTATCCCTTTGCTTTTATGGACAGCACATTAAAGTTTTTCCAGAAAGTGCGTTCAAAGGAAGTAATCAATCACATCACCCCACTTGTCAATGACGTGAAAAAAGTAGGAGGGCAGCTTATATTCATTTTTCATAATGAGTCTTTGGGAAATGAAAGACAATGGAAGAACTGGGGAGAGGTCTATGAAAAAGTAATACGATTGGCAAAAGAGTGA
- a CDS encoding GNAT family N-acetyltransferase, translating into MNKKDDFRSYCTTQKDIPLFLTPAWMDLICGDNWDVLIEAKGKNIHGFLIFPLNQKLGFKRILQPQLTPYSGVWINYPDGQKDLTKIAFEKKVLSSLIERLPEFDELNINLYPTFTNWLPFYWKEFKQTTRYTYKIFKGQSPEALRLQVKDSVRRELSKAERTLQVYLSVDVKDLFDFKVRSFKEQNLSFNLSYSFIKRCVDWCISEGKGQILYAKDEKGAIHAGVFLVWDKNCVYYLFGAADPEYKNSGALTYLLWNGIEMAQSQTKDFDFEGSMLEPVEQFFRNFGATQLPYHQILKRNSLLLKLKSILGK; encoded by the coding sequence ATGAATAAAAAAGACGATTTCAGAAGTTATTGTACGACGCAAAAAGATATACCTCTTTTTCTTACACCTGCATGGATGGATCTGATCTGTGGCGATAACTGGGACGTCTTGATAGAAGCAAAAGGAAAAAATATTCATGGCTTTTTAATTTTCCCTCTGAATCAAAAACTGGGATTTAAAAGAATACTGCAACCTCAACTGACTCCGTATTCAGGAGTCTGGATCAATTACCCCGATGGACAAAAGGATCTGACAAAAATTGCTTTCGAGAAAAAAGTATTATCATCTTTAATTGAGCGTCTGCCAGAGTTCGATGAGTTAAACATTAACCTTTATCCAACTTTTACAAACTGGCTTCCTTTTTATTGGAAGGAGTTTAAACAAACTACGAGATATACTTATAAAATATTTAAAGGTCAAAGTCCTGAAGCACTCAGATTACAGGTTAAAGATTCTGTGAGAAGAGAGCTTTCAAAGGCAGAACGCACTTTGCAGGTATATCTATCGGTAGATGTTAAGGATTTATTTGACTTTAAAGTAAGATCATTCAAAGAGCAGAATCTTAGTTTTAATTTAAGTTATTCCTTCATCAAAAGGTGTGTTGATTGGTGTATCAGTGAAGGGAAGGGGCAAATATTATATGCCAAAGATGAAAAAGGGGCCATACATGCAGGCGTGTTCCTTGTGTGGGATAAGAATTGTGTTTATTACTTATTCGGAGCAGCTGACCCTGAGTATAAAAATTCCGGAGCTTTGACGTATTTGCTGTGGAATGGAATTGAAATGGCTCAATCGCAAACCAAGGATTTCGACTTTGAAGGCAGTATGCTGGAACCAGTTGAGCAGTTTTTCAGAAATTTCGGGGCAACCCAACTTCCTTACCACCAGATACTGAAAAGAAATTCTCTTTTATTAAAACTTAAAAGTATTCTTGGGAAATGA
- a CDS encoding polysaccharide deacetylase family protein, translating into MNIKDNLFIPVLNTWASFTPFSVLKKLGGQKVIFPTYHLVSNQEVPHVGNLYKIRSEKLFCEDLEFMLRHFNPISIDDLLKWRNGQLNLNKPSFFLSFDDGLREVKEVIAPNLIKRGIPAAFFINPAFVDNRELMFRNKASLLIDLFKKRKINFQRTFERTGVKEGQFIQMVKSVKYRERDILDQLALASEFSFSDYLKEKKPYLDSEEIMQLKHQGFHIGAHSMDHPLYEELTLEEQVAQTSESIDSIISKDFSSLKTFAFPFTDHGVSAALFNQMYENMRVDCSFGVAGIKHENFKFHFQRIPMEKSLDSARHIIAAEYIYYILKSPLGKNHINRK; encoded by the coding sequence ATGAACATTAAAGACAACCTGTTCATCCCTGTTCTTAATACTTGGGCATCTTTTACTCCCTTTTCCGTTCTTAAGAAATTAGGAGGACAAAAGGTTATATTTCCGACATACCATCTAGTCTCTAATCAGGAGGTGCCACATGTTGGTAATCTATATAAAATTCGAAGTGAAAAATTATTTTGTGAAGACCTTGAGTTTATGCTCAGGCATTTCAACCCGATATCTATTGATGATCTTTTAAAATGGAGAAATGGCCAATTAAATCTCAATAAACCTTCTTTTTTTTTATCGTTTGACGATGGTTTAAGGGAAGTAAAAGAAGTCATTGCACCTAATCTTATAAAGAGGGGAATACCTGCAGCATTTTTTATTAATCCTGCCTTTGTAGACAACAGGGAATTGATGTTCCGGAATAAGGCAAGCTTGCTAATAGATTTATTCAAAAAAAGGAAGATCAATTTTCAAAGAACATTTGAAAGAACTGGAGTTAAGGAAGGCCAATTCATTCAAATGGTGAAGTCTGTGAAATACAGAGAAAGGGATATACTTGATCAACTAGCTCTTGCTTCCGAATTTTCATTTTCTGACTATCTGAAAGAAAAGAAGCCATATCTGGATTCTGAAGAAATAATGCAGCTAAAACATCAAGGTTTTCATATCGGTGCTCATAGTATGGATCATCCTTTATATGAAGAGCTTACACTGGAAGAGCAGGTTGCGCAAACTTCTGAAAGTATTGATTCTATTATCAGTAAAGATTTTTCCAGCTTGAAAACTTTTGCATTCCCTTTTACTGATCATGGAGTTTCTGCGGCCTTATTTAATCAGATGTATGAAAATATGAGAGTGGATTGTTCTTTTGGAGTGGCGGGAATAAAACATGAAAATTTTAAATTCCATTTTCAAAGAATACCAATGGAAAAAAGTCTTGATTCTGCCCGCCATATTATTGCTGCAGAATACATATATTATATCCTGAAAAGTCCTTTAGGGAAAAACCATATAAATAGAAAGTAA